A genomic region of Arachis stenosperma cultivar V10309 chromosome 9, arast.V10309.gnm1.PFL2, whole genome shotgun sequence contains the following coding sequences:
- the LOC130949614 gene encoding uncharacterized protein LOC130949614, with amino-acid sequence MSLYAKFLKELITKKRSWKNNETVVLTEECSTIIQHKLPQKLKDPVSFQIPCIIGEITVEKALCDLGASINLMSLAMMRKMRIEEAKPTIMALQLADRSFKFPHRIVEDLLLKVRDFIFPAYFVVLDVEEGAKNSIIL; translated from the coding sequence ATGTCgctctatgccaagttcttgaaggaatTGATAACCAAAAAGAGAAGCTGGAAGAACAACGAGACTGTGGTACTAACCGAAGAATGTAGTACCATCATTCAGCATAAATTACCCCAAAAGTTGAAGGATCctgtgagcttccaaattccttgTATCATAGGGGAAATCACAGTGGAAAAGGCTTTATGTGAtttaggagctagcataaatctGATGTCCTTGGCAATGATGAGAAAAATGAGGATTGAGGAGGCCAAGCCAACAATAATGGCCCTGCAACTGGCAGACCGATCATTCAAGTTTCCTCACAGAATAGTAGAAGACTTGTTGTTGAAGGTAAGAGACTTTATCTTTCCAGCATACTTTGTAGTGTTAGATGTGGAGGAAGGAGCCAAGAACTCTATCATCTTATga